The Panicum hallii strain FIL2 chromosome 9, PHallii_v3.1, whole genome shotgun sequence genome has a window encoding:
- the LOC112873088 gene encoding uncharacterized protein LOC112873088 translates to MDRSWIYTSAPFSPAFLSGVQHFMEYVRARCTSANEKIKCPCRKCLNQKEKSLDDVHEDIELNGMSRCYIRWAHHGEEEDDVGQDDDGELADLPEDMSCNGTDQGQAPLDEEGQAEDVIDDGARGVQGLIQDLRDAASHGLGGNLYKQLMEEAKRELYPGCTEESRLSFMIKLLHIKVYNRITTSGFDAFLELLSSTLKNVPGIPKSYNEMKAVLQKLGFGYVSIDACKYDCALFWKDHEGDDHCPVCGFTRWKVNKEGRKKVPHKVLRYFPIIPRLQRLSMSKQRAQYARWHKEKRVPVENEMRHPADGEAWKDFDETFKSFVDDPRNLRLQ, encoded by the exons ATGGATAGAAGTTGGATTTATACAAGTGCACCATTTTCGCCGGCCTTTTTGTCTGGTGTTCAACACTTCATGGAATATGTCAGAGCTAGATGTACTAGTGCAAATGAGAAAATCAAGTGCCCATGCCGAAAGTGCTTGAACCAGAAAGAGAAAAGCCTAGATGATGTGCACGAGGATATCGAGCTCAATGGTATGTCTAGGTGCTATATTAGGTGGGCCCATcatggagaggaagaagatgatgttggacaagatgatgatggagaactCGCTGATCTACCTGAAGATATGTCATGTAATGGAACTGACCAAGGCCAGGCACCACTTGATGAGGAAGGACAAGCTGAAGATGTCATAGATGATGGTGCAAGGGGAGTTCAGGGGTTGATTCAAGATTTGCGCGACGCAGCAAGCCATGGCCTCGGTGGTAACTTATATAAACAACTCATGGAAGAGGCAAAGCGTGAACTTTATCCAGGTTGCACCGAGGAGAGTAGGCTATCTTTCATGATTAAACTGCTGCATATAAAAGTGTACAATCGGATAACAACATCTGGGTTCGATgcattccttgagttgctttctTCAACTTTGAAGAATGTGCCCGGAATTCCTAAGTCATATAACGAGATGAAAGCTGTGCTTCAGAAGCTTGGTTTTGGTTATGTTTCTATTGATGCGTGCAAGTATGATTGTGCCTTGTTTTGGAAGGACCATGAAGGCGATGATCATTGCCCAGTTTGTGGCTTCACAAGATGGAAAGTGAACAAGGAGGGCAGAAAGAAAGTTCCTCACAAGGTCCTCCGTTACTTTCCAATAATTCCACGCCTTCAAAGGCTTTCCATGTCAAAGCAGCGGGCACAATATGCAAGATGGCACAAGGAAAAGAGGGTACCCGTTGAAAATGAAATGAGACATCCTGCTGATGGGGAAGCTTGGAAAGATTTTGATGAGACTTTCAAGTCTTTTGTAGATGATCCCCGCAATTTGag GTTACAGTAG
- the LOC112878100 gene encoding uncharacterized protein LOC112878100 produces the protein MSKWGSSATQSRGSGASRMVERHLEPSSMWELQPYPLGKETGLPLIPCPDCGMARVIERRSGKDTTENYLRVFFKCPRNSFPKLCGFYNFQRQYLDKLEELGIVAIHKFPLAVDIGDEAEEVADASSGRMVMNMRAGELQIEAKVDNLACKFNLLMSVLVVGLGCVLMYVAGRQ, from the exons ATGTCCAAGTGGGGTAGCTCGGCTACTCAATCGAGGGGCAGTGGAGCGTCCAGGATGGTTGAGCGCCATCTGGAGCCAAGCTCGATGTGGGAGCTGCAGCCATATCCTCTTGGTAAGGAGACTGGACTCCCCTTGATCCCATGCCCTGACTGTGGGATGGCGAGGGTGATAGAGAGGCGGTCAGGGAAGGACACGACCGAGAACTACCTGCGTGTGTTCTTCAAATGTCCACGGAACTCA TTTCCTAAGCTTTGCGGGTTCTATAATTTCCAAAGGCAGTATTTGGATAAGCTGGAGGAGCTTGGCATTGTCGCAATCCACAAATTCCCCCTGGCAGTGGACATTGGTGATGAAGCTGAAGAGGTAGCAGATGCATCATCTGGGAGAATGGTCATGAATATGCGGGCTGGTGAACTACAGATTGAGGCCAAGGTGGACAATCTTGCGTGCAagttcaaccttttgatgtctgttTTAGTAGTtggtcttggctgtgtgttgatgtaTGTTGCAGGCAGGCAGTGA